The DNA region AAGCACCGGTTTCCTCAAATAGAATTGATAATTTTTGTGCACGTACGCCACTTCCTGGGAGAATGATGATGCGATTGTCCGCTTTTTTGATTAATTGCGTAATTAAAGGTAGCGCATCATTGACATTTGGTTTTTGACCACTTGTCAATATACGTTTACAACCAGTAGCAATTACATCTTCTAAAGATTGCAAAGGATCAATGCATCTATCAAATGCGCGGTGAAAAGTGATTTCCATGTCTGCTGCTAAATCAACTAATTCTTTTGTACGAATGGTATCGATATGCCCATCGGCGTTCAATAATCCAATGACTGCACCCTTGAAGCCAAGTGATTTGATCATAATAAGATCTTGTTTCATGACTTCAAATTCATCATCCGAATATAAAAAATCTCCACCTCTTGGGCGAATAATGGGAAATACCGGGATCTGTATTTTTTCAGAAATTGATTTTAGCGTTCCGTAGGATGGAGTCGTGCCGCCGTCAAACGGATTTTCACATAATTCTATTCTATCTGCGCCCGCAGATTGTGCTAGTAGTGCAGATTCTATATTAAAAACAGCAATTTCCAAAGTTTTCATAAATGCGAATGTACATAGAAGAGAACTGCATTTTTTGTTTTAGGAGTTATATTTTTGCATACGATGTATCCAAATAGATTTAACA from Rhizosphaericola mali includes:
- a CDS encoding copper homeostasis protein CutC, whose protein sequence is MKTLEIAVFNIESALLAQSAGADRIELCENPFDGGTTPSYGTLKSISEKIQIPVFPIIRPRGGDFLYSDDEFEVMKQDLIMIKSLGFKGAVIGLLNADGHIDTIRTKELVDLAADMEITFHRAFDRCIDPLQSLEDVIATGCKRILTSGQKPNVNDALPLITQLIKKADNRIIILPGSGVRAQKLSILFEETGASECHSSARMEATTKMQFIVESMNENLTSTLVDENEVIAMKKITQSFKN